The Leptospira bourretii genomic sequence CCCAGATTGTCTGGAGAAATCGCCCAAATAATTTGACCATGTGCAAATCTCTCCCGAGCCACATTGATCGCAATGGTAGAACCAGGTTGGAAAATTAAATTTTCTGCTGCACCGGAATTTCCTAAAAGTTTTGCAGCAAAATACGTGATGTCTGGATTATGACCGACTAACAGAACTGTGTCGGAATTTGTAAAATTGACTAAACAAGAGATAATATCGCTACAACCTTTACCAGCTAATAGGTCATCGGAAGCCACCATTTCGCAACCATACTTTAATTCTTCAGAAAGAATCTCAGCAGTGTGTTTGGTCCTTGTATAAGGACTATAATACACTTGTTTGACGGCTAAGGATGAGTTTTTGATAAACCTTCCGATTTTATGAATATCACTGACACCTTTGTCTGTTAGATCCCGCTGTGAATCGGAAATGGCTGGAGTTGCGTTTTCAGCCTCACCGTGACGAACCAAAATGATCTTCATAGTACTTCCTAAGTCCAAGATTGGAACCACGGACTGGCGGAGAAACAAAAAATTAAGGAATTTCTTGCGAAAATGGCTGATAGAGCCATTCTAAGAAATATGACAGACAAACCCTACCGCAAAAATGTAGGCATGGTGGTTTTTAATTCTTTAGGCAAAGTAATTGTAGGGGAACGCGTACAATTCCCTGGTTCTTGGCAGTTTCCTCAAGGCGGAATCGATGAAGATGAGGATTATTTAGATGCCGCTAAACGAGAATTATATGAAGAATTGGGAGTCAAAAAAGCAATCTATGTAACGGAATATCCTGATTGGATTCCTTACGACTTTCCAAATTCTTTGGGTCTCAATTCTCATTTACAAAAATTTCGTGGGCAATTACAAAGATGGATTTTATTTTATTGGAATGGAACTATTGATGAATGTGATTTGGTCCACCATGAACAAGAATTTTTAACAGTCCAATTTATGGAAATTGATGATACAATCCAATCGGTTGTCGAGTTCAAACGAGCCGTCTATGAGAAGTTTGTTCCTCTTTTTAAATCTGCCATTCAAAATTACAT encodes the following:
- the sixA gene encoding phosphohistidine phosphatase SixA; the encoded protein is MKIILVRHGEAENATPAISDSQRDLTDKGVSDIHKIGRFIKNSSLAVKQVYYSPYTRTKHTAEILSEELKYGCEMVASDDLLAGKGCSDIISCLVNFTNSDTVLLVGHNPDITYFAAKLLGNSGAAENLIFQPGSTIAINVARERFAHGQIIWAISPDNLGL
- a CDS encoding RNA pyrophosphohydrolase, producing MADRAILRNMTDKPYRKNVGMVVFNSLGKVIVGERVQFPGSWQFPQGGIDEDEDYLDAAKRELYEELGVKKAIYVTEYPDWIPYDFPNSLGLNSHLQKFRGQLQRWILFYWNGTIDECDLVHHEQEFLTVQFMEIDDTIQSVVEFKRAVYEKFVPLFKSAIQNYIAENSKSK